The following proteins are encoded in a genomic region of Reichenbachiella sp.:
- a CDS encoding helix-turn-helix domain-containing protein, producing MEESRNAECYSYEYTNQRRAKPRIAVVENKTNSTLSHSLNITVPSFFVHNCSTSDNNHLNKLRGKENPIKTLEASYHARLIHRMKKVVLDHLDDNSFTIDDLACSQNMSVSSLKRTFKKIMGMSPGKFIREIRLQTARTLLLTKQYTTIKEVVYAVGFDNASHFSKLYHERFGQLPSSHL from the coding sequence GAAGAATCTAGAAACGCTGAATGTTACTCTTATGAATACACTAATCAAAGGAGAGCGAAACCACGGATAGCTGTCGTTGAAAATAAAACCAACAGCACTTTATCTCACAGCTTAAATATAACTGTGCCTTCTTTTTTTGTTCACAATTGTAGCACTTCAGATAACAATCATTTGAATAAGTTGCGGGGTAAAGAAAATCCGATAAAAACCCTTGAAGCTAGTTATCACGCCAGACTAATCCACAGGATGAAGAAAGTAGTACTCGATCATTTGGATGACAATTCATTCACGATCGATGATCTCGCCTGTTCTCAAAACATGAGTGTCAGTTCACTGAAGCGAACATTTAAAAAAATCATGGGAATGAGTCCGGGCAAATTCATCCGAGAAATAAGGCTTCAAACTGCAAGAACGCTTTTGCTAACTAAGCAATACACAACTATTAAAGAAGTAGTCTATGCTGTGGGTTTTGATAATGCTTCTCATTTTTCTAAGCTTTATCATGAACGATTCGGCCAGTTGCCTTCTTCACATTTATAA